Proteins encoded in a region of the Nitrospira sp. genome:
- a CDS encoding DsrE family protein: protein MKTAIVILSDPKSGAEEALGRVFNALALAAESKQKGDDVAVVFNGPGTRWPAELTKLTHPAHALYQSVRDVVQGASCACAEVFGATDSVKSCGVASVNDNALPGTAGLLSLRRYLADGWSVVVF from the coding sequence ATGAAAACAGCAATCGTCATATTGTCCGATCCCAAGAGCGGTGCCGAAGAAGCGCTGGGACGCGTGTTCAATGCGCTCGCCCTAGCCGCTGAATCCAAGCAGAAAGGCGACGACGTCGCCGTGGTGTTCAATGGGCCAGGCACCAGATGGCCGGCGGAGCTGACCAAGCTGACGCACCCGGCCCATGCGCTCTATCAATCCGTACGCGATGTGGTGCAGGGCGCGTCGTGCGCATGTGCCGAGGTGTTTGGGGCGACGGACAGCGTGAAGTCGTGTGGAGTGGCGAGCGTGAACGACAACGCCTTGCCGGGAACTGCGGGCCTCTTGAGCCTCAGGCGCTACCTGGCAGACGGATGGAGCGTGGTGGTGTTTTGA
- a CDS encoding pyridoxamine 5'-phosphate oxidase family protein encodes MGRRSQAAFPPPTEGKTMAMKYLQMTMTESVRSAQQRYYGHAPMFSDVPDRDPLGEAEARFIADRDSFYLGSISEQGWPYVQHRGGPKGFLKVLDPITLAFADYRGNRQLLSTGNVHMNDRVALFLVDYKNRARLKILGHARVEDVRENTALAERLAQGDIRNKVERVVTIEVVSYDWNCPKYITPRYSLDEVEEAMAPLKSRIAELEAQLGSVRA; translated from the coding sequence GTGGGGAGACGGTCTCAGGCCGCCTTCCCTCCCCCGACGGAGGGCAAGACGATGGCGATGAAATATCTGCAGATGACGATGACCGAGTCGGTCCGCTCGGCGCAGCAACGGTACTACGGACATGCGCCGATGTTCAGCGATGTTCCTGACCGCGATCCGCTCGGCGAGGCTGAAGCCCGCTTTATCGCGGATCGTGACAGTTTCTATCTGGGCTCAATTAGTGAACAAGGTTGGCCGTATGTCCAGCACAGGGGCGGGCCGAAAGGCTTCCTGAAGGTGCTTGATCCCATCACACTCGCATTTGCCGATTATCGGGGGAACCGGCAACTGCTGAGTACGGGGAATGTTCACATGAACGACCGGGTGGCCTTGTTTCTCGTGGACTATAAGAACCGGGCACGGTTGAAGATCCTCGGTCATGCGCGGGTAGAAGATGTCCGGGAGAATACGGCTCTCGCCGAGCGGCTCGCGCAGGGGGACATCCGAAACAAGGTCGAGCGGGTCGTCACCATCGAAGTGGTGTCCTACGACTGGAACTGCCCGAAGTACATCACCCCGCGCTATTCCCTCGACGAGGTGGAGGAAGCCATGGCTCCATTGAAATCCCGCATCGCCGAGTTAGAAGCGCAGCTCGGCTCAGTTCGAGCTTAG